cctgtAACTTGTACTCTATTCTTTCGGCCTCTAAAAgccatctttttgtttttaacaacttTACTTACACTTGACATATAataaactgaatgaatgaagaaaagaaaaaggaacagatcACCCTAGAACTGTGGCACAGTTAGAAAAGGTATAACATATTGTGTAATGGGAATACCAGagtgagaagaaaaggagaaagaaacagaagaaatatttaaagtaatataATATCTGAGTATTTTCCAAAAAATCTCCACCTAGGCACCTCATATTCAAAttggacaaaatcaaaaacaaagagaaaatatggaaagaagccagagagggaaaaatacctCACCCATAGTGAAGCAAGGATAAGAATTACACTGGAcctctcttcagaaaccatgcaagcaggagagtggcatgaaatatttaaagtgttgaaagaaaaaaaacatcaaCTTCAATTCCATATCCagtaaaattatccttcaaaCGTGAAGGAGACTTATACAGATAGCCAGATATGATTTAACTAACATATATTCTGGTAGATACTATATTTTCGTGCCTTAACTGTTTTTTCTGGATATGCATACTAGACATCAATTTGCCCTGGCATCATGACAAGCATGCTATGTTTGAAAGCATTGAGAACTCTCCTCAAAACACTAACATCATACAGTTTATGAGGCCATGTGCCCACTGCACCTTACTCTGGCTTCACCTATAGGGCAAGGCCTAAGTGGCATTATCAACATTATGTTCATGTGGCATATTTCTATTCCCATATTTCATCCAACTTTCCTTGCTTTCATGCCTGCATACTTACTTAGCCAGGACTTCACCAACAGCCATTTCTATAGCGACCCTTGATCTTTTGCTcctgtatttttaaagaagataaGAGTCCACTTTACATCCACTTATGCCCATGGACTGGCACTCAACATCTCCTCAAACCTCCTTCTAGTGTGCCTCTCTATAATGCACAATTTGTGAagcttaaaattatatttctcagACTTTCTCACAGCTCAGGCACTGAGTATGACTGAGAAGCAGAAGCGTGGATCGTTTATTCTGTGTTGATGACAATCTAAGGAGCAGTACTTTTGTGGATCTAACAGCTGTGTGCTGCTAAGATGGTATATTCCTGAAGTCACAGTTTCACTGATGCCATCCTTACTCCCCTCCATTATGATTACGGCAAAGCTAGCAGCTTTCCGGGCAAACTAATTCTGTACTGTGGTTCTGGGATTCATTCCCAGAAGTCCAGCCTAGAATCCAGTCTGATACTTCAGCCTTTCCAAAGATATGTAAGCATCTACCAATATTAAATCTCTTCCTGCTCAAAATAGATAAAgtggtttctgtcacttgcagaTAAACTGATTGATAATCCAGCCTTAACATTCTTTTCTCTACTGCTCAGTAACTCTTGCACATATTGTTGACTCTCCATCTCATTCCCTATAGAATCTACTGCAAACATTTTCTACTTCTGCCATCATGACTTTGAGCATATATTTTCCCCTCACAGTTCCCTGAGAAATAGTTTACTGTCACATATGCCCTTGAATTTTCTACTGCCACCTaaccattttttttctgtcttttcaccCAACATCTCCTCTGCTTCTCCCATAAGAAGTATTAACCTCCTCTCCCAGGTTAACCCTTCCGCATGTGCTTGATCTCTTATCCTCCTGCTTCCTTCAGAACTTTGGTCTATcaattttgcttgttttcttgcATCTTCAATCTCTCCTTTCCAGTATATATCACCCTAACCTATGGATATATTCAAGATGCCTTGAccataaaattgaaaacaaaataaaaacttcccTAAAATGCTttcctcaaaaacaaaaacaaacaaacaaacaaaaagtgaagGAGAGATAGACACTTTCTCAAACAAAAACCTGAGGGAGATTTTCTCTTGAGGTAAAACCCGCGGCCGCGAGCGCCGGCTCCCTCTGTCCGCACTCTTTCCTTGCCAGCCGGCACCTGGACTGCACAGATTCGCCAGAGCCTGGAGATTTAAATGAGCAGAATATGCCACTTTTCTGGTGTAACCAGTTCTGATGGCTGGGAATAAAGGAAGAGGGCGTGCTGCTTACACCTTTAACATAGAGGCAGTTGGATTTACCAGAGGTGAGAAGTTACCTGATGTCGTATTGAAACCACCCCCACTATTTCCTGATACAGATTATAAAACAGTGCCACTGAAAACAGGAGAAGGTGAAGATTATATGCTGGCTTTgaaacaggagctgagagaaacaatgaaaagaatgCCTTTTTTTATGGAAACACCTGAAGAAAAACAAGATATTGAAAGGTATAGTAAAAGATACATGAAGGTATACAAAGAAGAATGGGTACCAGATTGGAGAAGACTCCCAAGAGAGATGATGCCAcggaaaaaatgcaaaaaagaccCAAAATCCAAAAAGGCAAAAGATACAGGCAAAGTTACTTCACTCACTAATACTGCAGATGTGttgaaaaaaattgaggaattggAAAAAAGAGGTGACAGCGAAAaatcagatgaggaaaatgaagagaaagaaggaagcaaggagAAAAGTAAAGAAGGCGATGATGATGACGATGCTGCAGAACAACAGGAGTATGATGAAGAAGAGCAAGAAGAGGAAAATGACTACATTAATTCATACTTTGAAGATGGAGATGATTCTGGTGCAGAGAGtgatgacaacgtggatgaagcCACCTATTAGCCATGaaatttctaagaaatatttttatgatacGGCTTCTGAACATTTGGACAGACTtgtgttccattttatttctaagGAATGAGTATTCTATTTTTGTTCTGGTTTTATTGGACAAATACTTGTTACCAAAACTTCCAGAACTGCTTTGAGTTTATATACTGGTTAGCATACAAATTAATCTGACACTTTGACATTCCCTCCAAACACTTCTGTCATGCCATCCCTGTTATGTATTCAAGTGGacatttaaaagtattatttGGGTTAGAATGTGCCTAAAGAGCCTTTGGATCTCTTAATCTATGCATTAATACTTGAACAAATTATTCTTATTAACTGCTAATCTTTCGTAAAACTATGACTGGTCATCATAATGAATTTCTAGAGTCTAAAATTTGACAGTACCGCACATGGAgcactttaaaaacaaagaaacttgaagagttttttgtttttgtttttgtttttttaatttttcatggtaTGTTCTCTAGTAGTATTCTCTTAGCTAGTTGATGCCAGGATAATAGTAGGTAATGAGCTTGAAGAAGATATATAGTAGTATATTATGACTACACAAACCTACCTGATTGCTTACAAATGCAAAGTTTTGAGACTGGAAGTTTTGTGATTGAGAGTAAACATACAGGGAAAAATGCTAATCTGAGCTATAGAAATTTCACAGCTCACATTTCAGCCAGTAGAAAATAACTGTCACGTGGTATGAATATGATAAACTCTTGAATTTGGGGCTAACTTCATACCATATGGTATATGGATTAATCAACCCTCTGTAATAAATATGGCATCTTTGAATATTTGGAATTATGAAAAATCAGACTgagacattt
Above is a window of Choloepus didactylus isolate mChoDid1 chromosome 8, mChoDid1.pri, whole genome shotgun sequence DNA encoding:
- the LOC119541365 gene encoding DNA-directed RNA polymerase III subunit RPC7-like; this encodes MAGNKGRGRAAYTFNIEAVGFTRGEKLPDVVLKPPPLFPDTDYKTVPLKTGEGEDYMLALKQELRETMKRMPFFMETPEEKQDIERYSKRYMKVYKEEWVPDWRRLPREMMPRKKCKKDPKSKKAKDTGKVTSLTNTADVLKKIEELEKRGDSEKSDEENEEKEGSKEKSKEGDDDDDAAEQQEYDEEEQEEENDYINSYFEDGDDSGAESDDNVDEATY